In the Danaus plexippus chromosome 16 unlocalized genomic scaffold, MEX_DaPlex mxdp_31, whole genome shotgun sequence genome, one interval contains:
- the LOC116771961 gene encoding cyclin-dependent-like kinase 5: MQKYEKLEKIGEGTYGTVFKAKNRETHEIVALKRVRLDDDDEGVPSSALREICLLKELKHKNIVRLYDVLHSEKKLTLVFEHCDQDLKKYFDSLNDEIDLDVVKSFMYQLLRGLAFCHSHNVLHRDLKPQNLLINKNGELKLADFGLARAFGIPVKCYSAEVVTLWYRPPDVLFGAKLYTTSIDMWSAGCIFAELANSGRPLFPGSDVDDQLKRIFKLLGTPNEDTWPGVTQLPDYKPLPVYQPSLGLAQVVPRLPARGRDLLARLLTCNPALRMPADDAMAHAYFHDLNPSVKNDRC, translated from the exons atgcagaaatatgaaaaacttgaaaaaattGGTGAAGGGACATATGGTACAGTCTTTAAAGCTAAAAATAGAGAAACTCATGAAATAGTCGCACTTAAGCGAGTTAGACTGGATGATGACGATGAAGGAGTTCCATCATCAGCATTACGTGAAATATGCCTACTTAAAGAATTAAAGCATAAAAACATTGTTCGTCTGTATGATGTGCTACATAGTGAAAAAAAGTTAACTCTAGTATTCGAACATTGCGAccaggatttaaaaaaatatttcgacaGTCTAAACGACGAAATAGATTTAGACGTAGTCAAATCTTTTATGTATCAACTTCTTCGGGGGCTTGCTTTTTGCCACAGTCATAATGTGCTTCATCGTGACTTGAAACctcaaaatttattgataaacaaaaatggAGAATTGAAATTAGCAGACTTTGGTCTAGCCAGAGCTTTTGGTATTCCTGTAAAGTGTTACTCTGCTGAAGTAGTTACTCTCTGGTACCGACCACCCGATGTATTGTTTGGAGCAAAACTTTATACAACAAGCATTGATATGTGGTCGGCAGGTTGTATTTTTGCAGAATTAGCTAATTCTGGGAGACCACTTTTCCCTGGTTCTGATGTTGATGATCAACTAAAgaggatttttaaattacttg GAACACCAAATGAAGATACTTGGCCTGGTGTTACTCAATTGCCTGACTACAAACCCCTGCCAGTGTACCAACCTAGTCTAGGACTAGCTCAGGTAGTTCCAAGGCTGCCAGCAAGAGGCAGAGATCTATTAGCTCGTCTTCTGACCTGTAACCCAGCATTAAGAATGCCAGCCGACGACGCCATGGCCCATGCCTACTTCCACGATTTGAATCCATCAGTCAAGAACGACAGATGTTAA
- the LOC116771686 gene encoding peptidyl-prolyl cis-trans isomerase FKBP8-like yields MSEGERTTIDKSESSSFEDLASAAAHEIEEAKLADAASAKIDKKEEKPQEEWQDVLGSGALLKKIIEQGDEANGERPQRSDICRISYELRLQDDPKNIIEKRDNLKIYLGDNEILQGLDLALTLMYRGEACLLRIAPRFAYGDSGLKPGESLGLVGEVDSPKYDGEAIGPETWLEASLKLHDWTEESEHETLPIAERMEIGIRRRCRGNWWYGRGESQLAVQLYRRALDVLDESEGGISDPTASGDLEPASEALHALLEERLRVHNNMAAAQLKAGAYEAALQAVSRVLTCQPQNAKALYRKSRILTAMGRNSEALEAARAAAALAPSDIGVRKELSKCEQKATRDRSVEKKLAKRMLGTAGQSKPEPEKKPSRAKMFIWSSLLLSFLVGVASVLVYRYKMQSE; encoded by the exons ATGAGCGAAGGAGAGCGTACTACGATTGATAAATCTGAGAGCAGTTCTTTCGAGGACTTAGCCTCTGCAGCTGCGCATGAAATAGAGGAGGCGAAGCTTGCTGATGCAGCGTCGGCGAAAATAGACAAGAAAGAAGAGAAACCTCAGGAAGAGTGGCAGGATGTTCTTGGCTCAGGCGCTTTGCTAAAAAAA atcATAGAACAGGGTGATGAAGCAAATGGAGAAAGGCCACAAAGAAGTGATATATGTAGGATTAGCTATGAACTTAGACTACAGGAtgatccaaaaaatattattgagaaACGAGAtaacttgaaaatttatttgggTGACAATGAA ATCTTACAAGGTTTGGATTTAGCACTTACATTAATGTACCGAGGTGAGGCATGCTTATTACGAATAGCTCCCAGATTCGCTTATGGAGATTCAGGTCTTAAACCTGGCGAGAGTCTTGGTTTGGTTGGTGAAGTGGATAGCCCTAAATATGACGGGGAGGCCATAGGACCGGAAACATGGCTAGAGGCCTCATTAAAACTCCATGATTGGACGGAAGAATCGGAACATGAAACATTGCCTATCGCAGAAAGAATGGAAATAGG AATTCGTCGTCGTTGTCGTGGTAACTGGTGGTATGGCCGAGGGGAGTCCCAGTTGGCTGTTCAGTTGTACCGACGAGCTTTGGATGTACTTGATGAAAGTGAAGGGGGTATTAGTGACCCCACCGCCTCAGGAGATTTGGAACCAGCTTCAGAAGCCCTACACGCCCTACTGGAGGAACGACTCAGGGTTCATAATAATATGGCAGCTGCTCAGTTGAAAGCCGGTGCCTATGAGGCTGCTTTACag gCTGTCTCAAGAGTTTTGACCTGTCAGCCTCAAAACGCAAAGGCTTTGTACCGTAAATCACGAATCCTAACCGCAATGGGACGCAATTCTGAAGCCCTAGAAGCAGCTAGGGCTGCTGCAGCTTTGGCCCCCAGTGATATTGGAGTTCGTAAAGAATTGTCGAAATGTGAACAGAAAGCTACAAGAGATAGATCTGTTGAAAAAAAGCTTGCTAAAAGAATGCTAGGAACTGCTGGACAGTCTAAACCAGAACCAGAGAAAAAACCCTCCAGAGCTAAG ATGTTCATATGGAGTTCTCTGCTGCTGAGCTTCTTGGTTGGTGTTGCCAGTGTGTTAGTGTACCGCTACAAGATGCAATCAGAATGA
- the LOC116771962 gene encoding DNA replication complex GINS protein PSF3, with protein sequence MANYLSITDILVTNEKVPCKFLHDLPKMGFMDPSATEDDLKAGTNVEIPIWLAESLHARRPPLVSVELPKIYKETYREILNADACTVDMHKLGQYFYELGCYIAKYDIKGEVATTLMDTFKQRFRMILSASVSTDSITALQPLSTSERDRTAGAVVTEKALSGWLKRGDCPLTTATMVANHRKRKRAEMEML encoded by the exons atggcAAATTACTTATCTATAACAGACATTCtagttacgaacgaaaaagttCCCTGTAAATTTCTGCATGATTTACCAAAAATGG gatTTATGGACCCTTCTGCCACCGAAGACGATTTAAAAGCTGGAACTAATGTCGAAATTCCGATATGGCTTGCGGAGTCTTTGCATGCGAGAAGACCACCACTTGTCAGTGTGGAGCTACCTAAAATCTACAAAGAGACGTACAGGGAAATATTAAATGCCGATGCTTGTACAGTAGATATGCATAAACTGGGACAATATTTCTATGAACTTGGATGTTACATAGCTAAATATGATATCAAGGGAGAAGTCGCAACAACTCTAATGGAC ACATTCAAACAAAGATTTAGGATGATTTTATCAGCTAGTGTATCAACTGATTCAATAACAGCACTGCAGCCATTATCAACCAGTGAAAGAGATCGTACTGCTGGTGCCGTCGTCACTGAAAAGGCACTCTCCGGATGGCTGAAGAGAGGAGACTGTCCCTTGACGACAGCAACAATGGTGGCCAATCATCGGAAAAGAAAAAGGGCAGAAATGGAAATGTTATAG
- the LOC116772082 gene encoding X-ray repair cross-complementing protein 6-like — protein sequence MESDDEYDDEPMWKGTPGTILLINIFEKSKYSSSSNAQVATRQLIRQYLRSQSSHYISVCIYGTEESNTSTFDVKPVVQLFPLSPPSLENYEKLKNTNICNLVEAKEFKLSDVLWHCSKMFNSCQKKLSSRTVVMLTRLDAPPAASDKDQTLNRAIDLVDSNIDIKIINISETEYVIDKYYEKLLKIANRGSDCIPPKPVWNVNDIEKMVFQETHRNIAIAKINFEIGDNFNIGVSVYTLLKKAGQNNKKNINLDRESNAIVTSITNTLKVSNDVIDEDSQDRSKRKVPLLKSELLHYQEFGGERVEFTDEEMKMIKNPFGPPMMKLLGFKAASIICKEKWYFKIGQFLYPNESIIEGSTIAFKALHEACTVMKMVALCILCTRVNSRPVIVALSPCVKPLNLNIDIGFDIVNIPFVEHVRELHVEEDVIEDESLVVESAHKELMKDIINNTIIDYRPDMFEDPKLQSKYRAIEALALDEDETEPFVDTTKPSIERFQNLPDDLFEELFGPFASMTLKRSCPKVPSQQNKKPKIENFDEELFNTKLKEKKIESYTVPQLKNILKYKNIQNLPALNGLKKAELVNLVYTHCDEEK from the coding sequence atggaatCTGATGACGAATACGATGATGAACCTATGTGGAAAGGTACGCCtggtacaatattattaataaatatttttgaaaagtcGAAATACAGTTCATCGTCAAATGCCCAAGTTGCAACTCGTCAATTGATAAGACAATATTTGCGATCACAGAGCTCACATTACATCAGCGTATGCATTTATGGAACCGAAGAATCAAATACATCAACATTTGATGTGAAACCTGTTGTACAATTATTCCCCTTATCTCCTCCGTCTTTAGAAAACTATGAGAAACTCAAAAACACCAATATATGTAATCTTGTTGAAGCTAAAGAGTTTAAGTTGTCTGATGTATTATGGCATTGCAGTAAAATGTTCAATAGCTGTCAAAAGAAATTATCGTCTCGAACGGTGGTGATGTTAACACGCCTTGATGCCCCTCCTGCTGCTTCAGATAAAGATCAAACACTCAACCGGGCTATTGATTTAGTAGACTCgaacattgatattaaaatcataaatatctCGGAAACTGAATATGTCAttgacaaatattatgaaaaattattaaagatagcAAATAGGGGTAGTGATTGTATTCCACCAAAACCTGTTTGGAACGTCaatgatattgaaaaaatgGTCTTCCAGGAGACTCACAGAAACATAGCcattgcaaaaataaattttgaaataggtgataattttaatattggtgTCAGTGTTTACACTCTGTTGAAAAAAGCTGgtcaaaataataagaaaaacattaatttggaTAGAGAAAGTAATGCAATTGTAACAAGCATTACAAACACATTAAAAGTTTCAAATGATGTCATTGATGAAGATAGTCAAGATAGATCCAAAAGGAAAGTGCCTCTGTTGAAGTCAGAACTACTACATTATCAAGAATTTGGAGGAGAAAGAGTTGAATTTACAGATGAAGAAATGAAAATGATCAAAAATCCATTTGGACCTCCAATGATGAAACTCCTTGGTTTCAAGGCAGCCAGTATCATTTGTAAGGAAAAgtggtattttaaaatcgGTCAATTCTTATATCCAAATGAAAGTATTATAGAAGGTTCCACAATTGCTTTCAAAGCTTTACATGAAGCTTGCACTGTTATGAAAATGGTAGCACTTTGTATTTTGTGTACTAGAGTCAATTCTAGACCCGTAATAGTTGCGCTGAGTCCTTGTGTCAAACCTCTCAATCTTAACATTGATATTGGTTTTGACATTGTTAATATACCATTTGTTGAACATGTAAGAGAACTTCATGTCGAAGAGGATGTTATCGAAGATGAGAGTCTAGTTGTAGAAAGTGCACACAAAGAGCTGATGaaggatataataaataatactataatagaTTACCGACCCGATATGTTTGAGGATCCCAAATTGCAATCTAAATACAGAGCGATTGAGGCTCTAGCATTGGACGAAGATGAGACTGAACCTTTTGTAGATACAACCAAACCTAGCATTGAAAGATTTCAAAACTTACCAGACGATCTATTTGAGGAACTATTTGGACCCTTTGCATCGATGACTTTGAAGAGATCATGTCCTAAAGTGCCATCTCAACAGAACAAGAAGccaaaaattgaaaattttgatgaagaactttttaatactaaattgaaagaaaaaaagattGAGTCATATACTGTGCCAcagttaaaaaacatattaaaatataaaaatattcagaatcTTCCAGCGTTAAATGGCTTAAAAAAGGCCGAGCTTGTTAATTTAGTTTACACACATTGTGATGAAGAGaaataa
- the LOC116771685 gene encoding GPI ethanolamine phosphate transferase 2 isoform X1 codes for MLPWIQHRWTSLWLVIAALGALCLFLYGFFPLKYHSGNLAHMDDLPNFIEGVSIDGHEVYNPGENTVILMVIDGLRYDFVTEEYMPFTGQLIKNKSACIYVSVAEPPTVTMPRIKSPERKKEKAQWRRTINFWRDIFAMMTGSVSTFADVALNFGAPAVQGDSVLRVAKSRGLRTILYGDDTWLRLFPGLWTESDGTTSFFVTDYTEVDNNVTRHLDKVLTPDDKRKPNFDFLVLHYLGLDHIGHLEGARSPKIRPKLIEMDEIIKKIYHAMQQWESVGTLIVCGDHGMRDAGGHGGASPSEVLVPLVVIRSKDFKCPYPSGPGPTVSQVDVAPTISWLLNCPLPGDSVGVILPSMMPRDVRQNLYLLHVQASQIGKLVSSDTEMYKQYKRAANQFANYLSTGHESAAKIAKEFYEESLHGMAQYFTETTTEFDMFAIIIATVCLYLITIALLCIALYSLQPDQKTNIIPHHHHRSSASTMVAFAVIYTIISSVMVTACFITETKSQFCSFTPLWCVAFMAMAITITAVYFVIKNCIENIKDLTTLRCLNAIDYLLIVGTLFHSWSFFGTSFIEEEHMTWYFLWNTLMLVVLLKTIAVIVIYVGKKWSGSTEVQDKPDLEYRMCAVGIIIVPQWIMLIALHRYLRTMNQTGDRWLFLPDTADWLNAPENSFYLESHCIIGTFLTFLTCMVNVKHMNNIMQMHSALTVVAFGCVVAYRMATGSITSLTTKSIDPVIIVNIFWGILISQFIFEIVSYIGVSRFSNKFGYTKPKEKSEVPFYVDPWCVDDVKLKLANSISHIMYNDMMMIIVLLMRPHNVIMVPSVHLTCKLTSICLDHRLLDSRVKKTEIADLLSKTLVHLWIGMLFFFYQGNSNSLASVDLGSGYVGLREYSAVRVALRMGLHAYAGPALSGASLFCLLSSDAINWQQYLNSVWRVVNIFALQRVYQLVIYCVIAVIFRHHLFVWTVFSPKLLYDFVATVFSVQSLSTIGQIVLITHATSWLARLCTRK; via the exons ATGTTACCGTGGATTCAACACCGTTGGACGAGTTTGTGGCTTGTGATAGCAGCGTTGGGAGCACTATGTCTCTTTCTGTATGGATTCtttcctttaaaatatcattctgGCAACTTGGCACACATGGATGACCTTCCTAATTTTATTGAAGGAGTCAG TATCGACGGTCATGAGGTTTATAATCCTGGAGAAAACACAGTTATTCTAATGGTGATCGATGGATTGAGATATGACTTTGTGACCGAAGAATACATGCCCTTCACTGgacaactaataaaaaataaatctgccTGTATATATGTCTCGGTAGCTGAACCACCGACTGTAACAATGCCAAGAATTAAG TCACCGGAACGAAAAAAGGAGAAGGCACAGTGGCGTCGCACTATAAACTTCTGGAGGGATATATTT GCAATGATGACTGGTAGTGTGTCAACATTCGCCGATGTAGCACTTAACTTTGGTGCTCCAGCTGTACAAGGGGATAGTGTGCTAAGAGTGGCCAAGTCGAGAGGGCTTCgaacaattttatatggaGATGACACTTGGCTGAGATTGTTCCCAGGACTTTGGACGGAATCGGATGGAACCACATCATTCTTTGTGACTGATTACACTGAG GTAGACAATAACGTAACGCGACATCTTGATAAAGTTTTAACACCGGATGACAAAAGGAAACCAAATTTTGACTTCCTCGTGCTTCACTACTTGGGCTTGGATCACATCGGACATTTGGAAGGCGCCAGAAGCCCAAAGATTAGAccgaaattaattgaaatggaTGAAAttatcaagaaaatatatcatgCCATGCAGCAATGG GAGAGTGTTGGTACTTTGATAGTATGCGGTGATCATGGCATGCGCGACGCCGGGGGACATGGCGGGGCTTCGCCCTCTGAGGTCCTGGTACCTCTCGTGGTCATTAGAAGTAAGGACTTCAAGTGCCCATACCC GTCCGGCCCGGGCCCTACGGTGTCCCAGGTGGACGTGGCCCCTACTATCTCGTGGCTATTGAACTGTCCCCTACCAGGGGATAGCGTGGGGGTCATCCTACCGTCTATGATGCCGCGTGATGTTAGACAGAATCTGTATTTACTACATGTTCAAGCGAGCCAGATTGGAAAACTGGTGTCCTCTGATACTG AAATGTACAAACAATACAAGCGAGCCGCGAACCAATTCGCCAACTACCTGTCCACTGGTCATGAGAGCGCTGCCAAAATAGCCAAGGAGTTCTACGAGGAGTCACTTCACGGTATGGCCCAGTACTTCACGGAGACCACCACGGAATTTGATATGTTTGCTATCATCATAGCAACCGTATGCCTTTATTTG ATAACAATAGCACTGTTGTGTATAGCTCTATATTCTCTACAACCCGACCAGAAGACGAATATAATTCCTCATCACCACCACCGCTCCAGTGCCAGCACGATGGTGGCATTTGCTGTCATTTACACAATAATATCCAGCGTAATGGTGACCGCTTGCTTcataacagaaacaaaatcaCAGTTCTGTTCGTTCACACCATTGTGGTGTGTGGCATTTATGGCCATGGCCATAACTATAACCGCCGTTTATTTCGTCATCAAGAATTGTATTGAAAACATTAAGGATTTGACAACTCTGAGGTGTTTGAATGCCATAGATTATTTGTTGATAGTCGGCACACTTTTTCATTCCTGGTCATTCTTTGGGACGAGTTTTATAGAAGAGGAGCATATGACGTGGTATTTTCTATGGAACACACTGATGCTGGTAGTTTTATTGAAGACCATAGCGGTCATAGTGATATATGTTGGCAAGAAGTGGTCGGGCTCCACTGAGGTCCAAGACAAACCGGACTTGGAGTATAGGATGTGCGCTGTTGGTATCATTATTGTACCACAATGGATAATGCTTATCGCTCTTCATAG ATATTTAAGAACAATGAATCAAACCGGTGACAGGTGGCTGTTCCTGCCGGACACGGCTGATTGGTTGAACGCTCCGGAGAACTCTTTTTATTTGGAATCACATTGCATTATTG gtacatttctaacatttttaacGTGTATGGTTAACGTGAAACATATGAATAACATAATGCAGATGCATTCAGCGCTAACAGTGGTCGCCTTTGGTTGCGTGGTTGCGTACAGAATGGCTACAGGTTCCATAACCTCATTAACGACCAAATCTATAGATCCTGTTATAATTGTCAATATATTCTGGGGTATCCTAATATCTCAGTTCATATTCGAGATCGTATCCTATATAGGCGTGTCGAGGTTCAGTAACAAGTTCGGTTACACCAAACCGAAGGAGAAGAGCGAGGTGCCATTTTACGTTGACCCCTGGTGTGTGGATGATGTTAAACTGAAGCTAGCCAACTCAATCTCCCACATCATGTATAATgatatgatgatgataatagTACTGTTGATGCGACCTCATAACGTTATAATGGTGCCTAGTGTACATCTCACTTGTAAACTGACGTCAATCTGTCTGGACCATAGATTACTGGATTCTAgagtaaaaaaaactgaaatagCTGATTTATTGAGTAAAACTCTGGTGCATCTCTGGATTGGAATGCTTTTCTTCTTTTATCAG GGTAATTCGAACAGCCTGGCCTCCGTAGACCTCGGCTCGGGCTACGTAGGTCTACGAGAGTACAGCGCCGTCCGCGTAGCGCTACGCATGGGTCTACACGCCTACGCAGGCCCCGCCCTCTCCGGCGCTAGTCTCTTCTGTCTGCTGTCATCCGACGCTATCAATTGGCAGCA ataCTTGAACTCAGTATGGCGCGTCGTCAACATATTCGCGCTGCAGCGAGTCTACCAGCTCGTCATCTACTGCGTCATCGCTGTCATATTCAGACATCATCTGTTCGTTTGGACGGTGTTTTCTCCTAAACTGCTGTACGACTTCGTGGCGACCGTGTTCTCAGTGCAATCCCTGTCTACCATCGGTCAGATTGTACTAATAACACACGCCACCAGTTGGCTGGCTAGGTTATGTACTAGAAAgtaa
- the LOC116771685 gene encoding GPI ethanolamine phosphate transferase 2 isoform X2 produces MLPWIQHRWTSLWLVIAALGALCLFLYGFFPLKYHSGNLAHMDDLPNFIEGVSIDGHEVYNPGENTVILMVIDGLRYDFVTEEYMPFTGQLIKNKSACIYVSVAEPPTVTMPRIKAMMTGSVSTFADVALNFGAPAVQGDSVLRVAKSRGLRTILYGDDTWLRLFPGLWTESDGTTSFFVTDYTEVDNNVTRHLDKVLTPDDKRKPNFDFLVLHYLGLDHIGHLEGARSPKIRPKLIEMDEIIKKIYHAMQQWESVGTLIVCGDHGMRDAGGHGGASPSEVLVPLVVIRSKDFKCPYPSGPGPTVSQVDVAPTISWLLNCPLPGDSVGVILPSMMPRDVRQNLYLLHVQASQIGKLVSSDTEMYKQYKRAANQFANYLSTGHESAAKIAKEFYEESLHGMAQYFTETTTEFDMFAIIIATVCLYLITIALLCIALYSLQPDQKTNIIPHHHHRSSASTMVAFAVIYTIISSVMVTACFITETKSQFCSFTPLWCVAFMAMAITITAVYFVIKNCIENIKDLTTLRCLNAIDYLLIVGTLFHSWSFFGTSFIEEEHMTWYFLWNTLMLVVLLKTIAVIVIYVGKKWSGSTEVQDKPDLEYRMCAVGIIIVPQWIMLIALHRYLRTMNQTGDRWLFLPDTADWLNAPENSFYLESHCIIGTFLTFLTCMVNVKHMNNIMQMHSALTVVAFGCVVAYRMATGSITSLTTKSIDPVIIVNIFWGILISQFIFEIVSYIGVSRFSNKFGYTKPKEKSEVPFYVDPWCVDDVKLKLANSISHIMYNDMMMIIVLLMRPHNVIMVPSVHLTCKLTSICLDHRLLDSRVKKTEIADLLSKTLVHLWIGMLFFFYQGNSNSLASVDLGSGYVGLREYSAVRVALRMGLHAYAGPALSGASLFCLLSSDAINWQQYLNSVWRVVNIFALQRVYQLVIYCVIAVIFRHHLFVWTVFSPKLLYDFVATVFSVQSLSTIGQIVLITHATSWLARLCTRK; encoded by the exons ATGTTACCGTGGATTCAACACCGTTGGACGAGTTTGTGGCTTGTGATAGCAGCGTTGGGAGCACTATGTCTCTTTCTGTATGGATTCtttcctttaaaatatcattctgGCAACTTGGCACACATGGATGACCTTCCTAATTTTATTGAAGGAGTCAG TATCGACGGTCATGAGGTTTATAATCCTGGAGAAAACACAGTTATTCTAATGGTGATCGATGGATTGAGATATGACTTTGTGACCGAAGAATACATGCCCTTCACTGgacaactaataaaaaataaatctgccTGTATATATGTCTCGGTAGCTGAACCACCGACTGTAACAATGCCAAGAATTAAG GCAATGATGACTGGTAGTGTGTCAACATTCGCCGATGTAGCACTTAACTTTGGTGCTCCAGCTGTACAAGGGGATAGTGTGCTAAGAGTGGCCAAGTCGAGAGGGCTTCgaacaattttatatggaGATGACACTTGGCTGAGATTGTTCCCAGGACTTTGGACGGAATCGGATGGAACCACATCATTCTTTGTGACTGATTACACTGAG GTAGACAATAACGTAACGCGACATCTTGATAAAGTTTTAACACCGGATGACAAAAGGAAACCAAATTTTGACTTCCTCGTGCTTCACTACTTGGGCTTGGATCACATCGGACATTTGGAAGGCGCCAGAAGCCCAAAGATTAGAccgaaattaattgaaatggaTGAAAttatcaagaaaatatatcatgCCATGCAGCAATGG GAGAGTGTTGGTACTTTGATAGTATGCGGTGATCATGGCATGCGCGACGCCGGGGGACATGGCGGGGCTTCGCCCTCTGAGGTCCTGGTACCTCTCGTGGTCATTAGAAGTAAGGACTTCAAGTGCCCATACCC GTCCGGCCCGGGCCCTACGGTGTCCCAGGTGGACGTGGCCCCTACTATCTCGTGGCTATTGAACTGTCCCCTACCAGGGGATAGCGTGGGGGTCATCCTACCGTCTATGATGCCGCGTGATGTTAGACAGAATCTGTATTTACTACATGTTCAAGCGAGCCAGATTGGAAAACTGGTGTCCTCTGATACTG AAATGTACAAACAATACAAGCGAGCCGCGAACCAATTCGCCAACTACCTGTCCACTGGTCATGAGAGCGCTGCCAAAATAGCCAAGGAGTTCTACGAGGAGTCACTTCACGGTATGGCCCAGTACTTCACGGAGACCACCACGGAATTTGATATGTTTGCTATCATCATAGCAACCGTATGCCTTTATTTG ATAACAATAGCACTGTTGTGTATAGCTCTATATTCTCTACAACCCGACCAGAAGACGAATATAATTCCTCATCACCACCACCGCTCCAGTGCCAGCACGATGGTGGCATTTGCTGTCATTTACACAATAATATCCAGCGTAATGGTGACCGCTTGCTTcataacagaaacaaaatcaCAGTTCTGTTCGTTCACACCATTGTGGTGTGTGGCATTTATGGCCATGGCCATAACTATAACCGCCGTTTATTTCGTCATCAAGAATTGTATTGAAAACATTAAGGATTTGACAACTCTGAGGTGTTTGAATGCCATAGATTATTTGTTGATAGTCGGCACACTTTTTCATTCCTGGTCATTCTTTGGGACGAGTTTTATAGAAGAGGAGCATATGACGTGGTATTTTCTATGGAACACACTGATGCTGGTAGTTTTATTGAAGACCATAGCGGTCATAGTGATATATGTTGGCAAGAAGTGGTCGGGCTCCACTGAGGTCCAAGACAAACCGGACTTGGAGTATAGGATGTGCGCTGTTGGTATCATTATTGTACCACAATGGATAATGCTTATCGCTCTTCATAG ATATTTAAGAACAATGAATCAAACCGGTGACAGGTGGCTGTTCCTGCCGGACACGGCTGATTGGTTGAACGCTCCGGAGAACTCTTTTTATTTGGAATCACATTGCATTATTG gtacatttctaacatttttaacGTGTATGGTTAACGTGAAACATATGAATAACATAATGCAGATGCATTCAGCGCTAACAGTGGTCGCCTTTGGTTGCGTGGTTGCGTACAGAATGGCTACAGGTTCCATAACCTCATTAACGACCAAATCTATAGATCCTGTTATAATTGTCAATATATTCTGGGGTATCCTAATATCTCAGTTCATATTCGAGATCGTATCCTATATAGGCGTGTCGAGGTTCAGTAACAAGTTCGGTTACACCAAACCGAAGGAGAAGAGCGAGGTGCCATTTTACGTTGACCCCTGGTGTGTGGATGATGTTAAACTGAAGCTAGCCAACTCAATCTCCCACATCATGTATAATgatatgatgatgataatagTACTGTTGATGCGACCTCATAACGTTATAATGGTGCCTAGTGTACATCTCACTTGTAAACTGACGTCAATCTGTCTGGACCATAGATTACTGGATTCTAgagtaaaaaaaactgaaatagCTGATTTATTGAGTAAAACTCTGGTGCATCTCTGGATTGGAATGCTTTTCTTCTTTTATCAG GGTAATTCGAACAGCCTGGCCTCCGTAGACCTCGGCTCGGGCTACGTAGGTCTACGAGAGTACAGCGCCGTCCGCGTAGCGCTACGCATGGGTCTACACGCCTACGCAGGCCCCGCCCTCTCCGGCGCTAGTCTCTTCTGTCTGCTGTCATCCGACGCTATCAATTGGCAGCA ataCTTGAACTCAGTATGGCGCGTCGTCAACATATTCGCGCTGCAGCGAGTCTACCAGCTCGTCATCTACTGCGTCATCGCTGTCATATTCAGACATCATCTGTTCGTTTGGACGGTGTTTTCTCCTAAACTGCTGTACGACTTCGTGGCGACCGTGTTCTCAGTGCAATCCCTGTCTACCATCGGTCAGATTGTACTAATAACACACGCCACCAGTTGGCTGGCTAGGTTATGTACTAGAAAgtaa